In Streptomyces sp. NBC_00569, a single genomic region encodes these proteins:
- a CDS encoding 4Fe-4S dicluster domain-containing protein — MMGRTIFIDPGRCIGCQACVSACRECDSHRGKSMIHLDYPDEGHSVASLPTVCMHCEDPVAPCAEVCPADAILVTADGVVQQADTTRCIGCANCVNACPFGVPKIDLQAKLQMKCNLCYDRTSYGLAPMCATVCPTGALFYGTLEDLQAERPGVQVADSFTFGDVVVNTGVAMVVPADKVQWPVPGGLPIVQVNGKDVSR, encoded by the coding sequence ATGATGGGCAGAACGATCTTCATCGACCCGGGCCGTTGCATCGGCTGCCAGGCGTGCGTGTCCGCCTGCCGCGAATGCGACTCGCACCGCGGCAAATCCATGATCCACCTCGACTACCCCGACGAAGGCCACTCCGTCGCGTCCCTCCCCACGGTGTGCATGCACTGCGAGGACCCGGTCGCCCCGTGCGCCGAGGTGTGTCCCGCCGACGCGATCCTGGTGACCGCCGACGGCGTGGTGCAGCAGGCCGACACCACCCGCTGCATCGGCTGCGCCAACTGCGTCAACGCCTGCCCCTTCGGCGTACCGAAGATCGACCTCCAGGCCAAACTGCAGATGAAGTGCAACCTCTGCTACGACCGCACCTCCTACGGGCTCGCCCCCATGTGCGCCACGGTCTGCCCCACCGGCGCGCTCTTCTACGGAACGCTCGAGGATCTCCAGGCCGAACGGCCCGGCGTCCAGGTCGCGGACTCCTTCACCTTCGGCGACGTCGTCGTCAACACCGGCGTGGCGATGGTCGTTCCCGCCGACAAGGTCCAGTGGCCGGTGCCCGGCGGGCTGCCGATCGTCCAGGTCAACGGGAAGGACGTGAGCCGATGA